From Acidiphilium acidophilum, the proteins below share one genomic window:
- a CDS encoding tyrosine-type recombinase/integrase, with protein sequence MNFQTSGYTTAMEWATLPPDRHAYWALRLSDVRGFARHVSNFDPTTEVPPAGVLPGWKRAKPHIYSDAQIDDLLAAALALPPERGLRRWTYHTLFGLIAVTGMRLSEAMGIERDDVDLDKGVLTVRLTKFGKSRLLPLHPTTSAALRSYANRRDAHLGPRCGSTFFVAEQGGRLLHQYVHRVFWRLSHEIGLRRPGDRTGPRVHDFRHRFAIRTLLDWHREGKNVEQKLPALSTYLGHTCVRDTYWYLSACPELMEEAARCLDRRWEATP encoded by the coding sequence ATGAATTTCCAGACGTCAGGTTACACCACCGCGATGGAATGGGCGACACTGCCGCCTGATCGGCATGCGTATTGGGCTTTGCGGTTGAGCGACGTGCGCGGGTTCGCGCGCCATGTCTCCAACTTCGATCCGACAACGGAGGTACCCCCAGCCGGCGTCCTGCCGGGATGGAAGCGTGCGAAGCCTCATATCTACAGCGACGCGCAAATCGATGATCTGCTGGCGGCGGCTCTGGCTTTGCCGCCAGAGAGGGGCCTGCGGCGATGGACCTACCATACACTGTTCGGCCTGATCGCGGTCACCGGTATGCGTCTCTCTGAGGCGATGGGGATTGAGCGTGACGATGTCGACCTCGACAAGGGGGTGCTGACGGTCCGGCTGACCAAGTTCGGCAAATCACGACTCTTGCCATTGCATCCAACGACCAGCGCCGCGCTGCGCAGCTACGCCAACCGGCGCGATGCGCATCTCGGCCCGCGCTGCGGTTCGACCTTCTTCGTCGCCGAACAGGGTGGCCGCCTGCTGCACCAGTACGTCCATCGCGTCTTCTGGCGCCTGTCCCATGAGATCGGGCTGCGGCGCCCTGGCGATCGTACCGGGCCACGCGTGCATGACTTCCGGCACCGCTTTGCTATCCGGACGCTGCTCGATTGGCATCGCGAAGGCAAGAACGTCGAACAGAAACTTCCGGCACTCTCCACCTACCTCGGCCACACCTGTGTACGCGATACATACTGGTATCTCTCGGCCTGCCCTGAGTTGATGGAAGAAGCGGCGCGGTGCCTCGATCGGCGATGGGAGGCGACGCCATGA
- a CDS encoding tyrosine-type recombinase/integrase, which yields MKPPCNIATLIERYFTEWLIRQRNVSSNTIASYRDTFRLLFRFAQMRLHKPPSDLALSDLDAPFIGGFLIDLEMKRGASPKTRNLRLTAIRAFFRFVSFEEPAHSALIQRVLAIPSKRHDKRQVHFLTRPEIEAILAATDRTTWLGRRDHTLLLLAVQTGLRLSELISLDREAVHLGAGAHVRCVGKGRKERATPLSTIARGALQAWLKEPARKGGTVLFPNMHGGRLSADSVQSLLAKYVKVATENCASLKSKRVSPHVLRHSAAMELLQAGVDCSVIALWLGHESIETTQTYLHAHIALKEAALAKLTPYQSGKKTRFRPDDRLLAFLEAL from the coding sequence ATGAAGCCCCCCTGCAATATCGCCACGTTGATCGAGCGCTACTTCACCGAGTGGCTCATACGCCAGCGTAACGTCAGCTCCAACACGATCGCATCCTACCGGGATACGTTCCGGCTACTGTTCAGGTTCGCACAAATGCGGCTCCATAAGCCCCCTTCGGATTTGGCACTCAGCGACCTAGATGCACCGTTTATCGGTGGATTCTTAATCGATCTTGAGATGAAGCGCGGTGCCAGCCCCAAGACTCGCAACCTGCGCCTTACAGCCATCAGGGCCTTCTTCCGATTCGTATCGTTCGAGGAGCCGGCACACAGCGCGCTGATCCAGCGCGTGCTCGCGATACCGAGCAAGCGCCACGATAAGCGACAGGTGCACTTCCTGACACGTCCCGAGATTGAGGCCATTCTCGCCGCGACCGATCGGACGACGTGGCTCGGCCGCCGCGATCACACCTTGCTGCTTCTAGCAGTCCAGACGGGCTTGCGCCTCTCCGAGTTGATCAGTCTCGACAGGGAGGCAGTCCACCTCGGCGCCGGCGCTCATGTCCGGTGCGTCGGCAAGGGGCGGAAGGAGCGAGCCACGCCGCTATCCACCATTGCTCGAGGTGCGCTCCAGGCATGGCTGAAGGAGCCTGCCCGGAAAGGAGGAACTGTTCTGTTCCCCAACATGCACGGTGGGCGACTCAGTGCCGACAGCGTCCAGTCGCTACTGGCGAAGTATGTGAAGGTCGCCACCGAAAATTGTGCGTCGTTAAAGTCGAAGCGGGTGTCGCCCCACGTGTTGAGGCACAGCGCGGCCATGGAGTTGCTGCAGGCGGGCGTCGACTGCTCCGTGATCGCGCTTTGGCTCGGTCATGAATCGATCGAGACGACACAGACCTATCTGCATGCACATATCGCCCTCAAGGAGGCCGCATTGGCAAAGCTCACGCCATACCAGAGCGGAAAGAAAACGCGCTTCCGCCCCGACGACCGATTACTCGCCTTCTTGGAAGCGCTCTGA
- the tnpB gene encoding IS66 family insertion sequence element accessory protein TnpB (TnpB, as the term is used for proteins encoded by IS66 family insertion elements, is considered an accessory protein, since TnpC, encoded by a neighboring gene, is a DDE family transposase.), whose product MKGLALQVQQGLGREPFCGDVFFFRGRSGSLIKAIWHDGVGLSLFAKRLDNGRFIWPQTADGVVSLTAGQVGYLLEAIDWRNPQQTWRPQSAG is encoded by the coding sequence ATGAAGGGACTCGCGTTGCAGGTGCAGCAAGGTCTCGGCCGGGAGCCATTCTGCGGCGATGTGTTTTTCTTTCGTGGACGGAGTGGATCGTTGATCAAGGCGATCTGGCATGACGGCGTCGGGTTATCACTTTTTGCGAAACGTTTAGACAACGGGCGGTTTATCTGGCCGCAGACGGCGGATGGGGTGGTGTCCCTCACGGCCGGTCAGGTCGGTTATCTTCTGGAGGCGATCGACTGGAGAAATCCGCAACAGACCTGGCGGCCTCAGTCTGCCGGGTAA
- a CDS encoding tyrosine-type recombinase/integrase: protein MTTALRGYLRFLASADLCRPGLEHAVPHIPQWRLSSLPRYLSPDEVERLVASCDLRTGRGVRDRAILLLLARLGLRAGDILEMRLGDIDWSSATLRVKGKGRRETRLPMPQDAGDAVLGYLDGARPLVDSDRLFLRSNAPFRPFASSPTVSHIVALALKRAGIDNPPSHGANLLRHSAATHMLRGGATLQSVGAVLRHRSLDTTTVYAKVDLNMLMQVAQPWPGDVAC from the coding sequence ATGACGACCGCCCTGCGTGGATATCTGCGCTTTCTGGCCTCCGCCGATCTTTGTCGGCCGGGGCTTGAACACGCCGTGCCACACATTCCCCAATGGCGACTCTCATCATTGCCGCGCTATCTGTCGCCCGATGAGGTCGAGAGGCTGGTTGCTTCTTGTGACCTTCGTACCGGGCGAGGCGTCCGCGATCGAGCTATTCTGCTCCTCCTCGCGCGCCTGGGACTGCGCGCAGGCGACATTCTAGAGATGCGCCTGGGGGACATCGATTGGTCTTCAGCGACGTTGCGGGTGAAGGGCAAGGGACGCCGCGAGACCCGTCTTCCCATGCCCCAGGACGCCGGCGACGCCGTGCTCGGCTATCTCGATGGCGCGCGCCCTTTGGTCGATAGCGACCGCCTGTTCTTGAGGTCAAATGCGCCATTTCGGCCATTCGCATCGTCCCCCACGGTTTCCCACATCGTCGCTCTGGCTTTGAAGCGTGCCGGCATCGACAATCCCCCATCACACGGCGCCAACCTGCTACGGCACTCGGCGGCGACACATATGCTCCGCGGAGGCGCAACTCTCCAATCAGTGGGCGCCGTTCTGCGTCACAGGTCTTTGGACACCACAACCGTTTACGCCAAGGTTGATCTGAACATGCTGATGCAGGTCGCGCAGCCCTGGCCGGGAGATGTGGCATGCTGA
- a CDS encoding tyrosine-type recombinase/integrase, whose translation MLSDDLSRHVALHEVLGFKFRTQRILLRMFVAYAERHGDNFIKSNRVIAWAVEAPSPEQRRNRLLTVRRFAIAMHAEDGGHEVPAADALGRGIFRRTKPYIYSAEEIGKLMQQAASLGPAATLRPLTYVTLLGLLAATGMRISEALALRLSDVTDDGLIINKTKFKKSRLIPLHPTTRAAIDRYLSARLPISTCAAVLFVSNAGTPLCYDTVSALFRQISRKIGLRGGPGQSGPRIHDLRHSFAVRSLEQCPCDDDAVSRHILALSTYLGHAHVSDTYWYLQATPGLMAQIADAGEDFGRTGVI comes from the coding sequence ATGCTGAGCGATGATCTTTCCCGTCATGTCGCGCTTCATGAGGTACTGGGCTTCAAATTCCGGACGCAGCGCATCTTGTTGCGCATGTTCGTGGCTTACGCGGAGCGCCACGGCGACAACTTTATCAAGAGCAATCGGGTAATCGCGTGGGCAGTCGAGGCGCCCTCCCCCGAGCAGCGACGCAACCGGCTTCTTACGGTGCGTCGATTTGCTATCGCTATGCACGCCGAGGACGGCGGCCACGAGGTGCCCGCCGCTGACGCGCTCGGTCGAGGCATCTTTCGGCGGACAAAGCCATACATTTATTCCGCCGAAGAGATTGGCAAATTGATGCAGCAGGCGGCTTCGCTTGGGCCCGCCGCCACGCTTCGACCGCTTACATACGTCACGCTGCTCGGCTTACTCGCCGCGACCGGCATGCGGATATCGGAAGCTCTCGCTTTGCGGCTCTCCGATGTCACCGACGACGGCCTGATCATCAACAAGACCAAGTTCAAGAAGAGCAGACTAATTCCGCTGCATCCTACGACGCGCGCCGCGATTGATCGGTATCTCTCGGCCCGCCTGCCGATCAGCACGTGCGCCGCTGTCCTGTTCGTATCTAACGCCGGAACTCCGCTTTGCTATGATACCGTCAGCGCGTTGTTCCGCCAGATCTCGCGCAAGATCGGGTTGCGGGGCGGGCCCGGCCAGTCGGGGCCGCGCATCCACGACCTGAGACATAGCTTCGCCGTGCGGTCGCTCGAACAGTGTCCATGCGATGACGACGCTGTATCGCGCCACATCCTCGCTCTCAGCACCTATCTCGGTCACGCCCACGTCAGCGATACCTATTGGTATCTTCAGGCCACGCCCGGCCTGATGGCACAGATCGCCGATGCCGGTGAAGACTTCGGCCGGACAGGTGTGATATGA
- a CDS encoding tyrosine-type recombinase/integrase translates to MTALAPPLSLFLGEHLPRDQGASPHTCDAYAYSFQLLVIFAARRLHKRPSRLEVEDIGVPMILAFLDHIEQDRGNTARSRNARLAAIRSFFRFIEYRVPACLDQSLRVRAIPMKKTDEALVASLTRAEIQALINAPDPKTLSGTRDRAMLHLAFAAGLRVSELVGLCLDQLDLQNPCTIHVMGKGRRERVLPLWKESVVALRAWLAVRQQQQDGALFLNAAGRAMTRSGFEYILDKHVATAALRLPSVATKRVTPHVLRHSCAMHMLQATHDVRKVALWLGHASLQSTEAYLRADPTEKLEALGAAGGPTLQPGKFRPPDKVIAMLTGQRQHQKLC, encoded by the coding sequence ATGACCGCGCTCGCACCACCCCTATCCCTGTTTCTCGGCGAGCACCTGCCACGCGATCAGGGCGCCAGTCCTCACACCTGTGATGCTTATGCGTACAGCTTTCAACTTCTTGTGATATTCGCGGCGCGGCGACTTCACAAGAGGCCGTCGCGGTTGGAGGTCGAGGACATCGGTGTACCGATGATCCTGGCATTCCTCGATCACATCGAACAGGATCGCGGCAACACGGCGCGATCCCGCAATGCTCGATTGGCGGCGATCAGGTCGTTCTTCAGATTCATCGAGTATCGTGTGCCAGCCTGTCTCGATCAATCGCTTCGGGTCCGCGCGATCCCGATGAAGAAAACCGACGAAGCGTTGGTCGCTTCGCTGACCCGGGCGGAGATTCAGGCCCTGATCAACGCGCCGGATCCCAAGACTCTATCCGGCACCCGAGACCGTGCGATGCTCCATCTCGCCTTTGCGGCCGGACTGCGCGTCTCGGAGTTGGTCGGACTATGCCTAGATCAACTCGATCTGCAAAATCCTTGTACGATCCACGTGATGGGCAAAGGTCGTCGGGAGCGCGTGCTTCCACTGTGGAAGGAGAGCGTGGTCGCGCTCCGGGCTTGGCTTGCTGTCCGTCAGCAGCAGCAAGATGGGGCGCTATTTCTCAACGCCGCCGGCCGGGCCATGACCAGATCCGGATTCGAATACATCCTCGACAAGCATGTGGCCACCGCCGCCCTGCGCCTACCGTCCGTCGCGACCAAGCGAGTAACACCTCATGTTCTGCGTCATAGTTGCGCAATGCATATGCTGCAGGCCACGCACGACGTTCGGAAAGTAGCCCTGTGGCTGGGCCATGCCAGCCTCCAAAGCACCGAGGCCTACCTGCGCGCAGACCCCACCGAAAAACTCGAAGCATTGGGAGCCGCCGGCGGGCCGACGCTACAGCCAGGCAAGTTCAGACCGCCGGACAAGGTTATCGCCATGCTCACGGGGCAGCGGCAACACCAAAAATTATGCTGA
- the tnpA gene encoding IS66-like element accessory protein TnpA — MEIITGAERRRRWRDEDKLRIVAEAEAPDSVFALVARRHEISRGQLWKWRGQVRRGELAPVRVEPEFIPVRVMASAALSMPRALGKSAAVNESGGEPVPQSRATRSDPSRIEIVLPDGTCVRVDDGVGIAALRRVMTAVRR, encoded by the coding sequence ATGGAGATCATCACGGGGGCTGAGCGCCGGCGTCGCTGGCGGGATGAGGACAAGCTTCGGATTGTCGCGGAAGCTGAGGCACCGGATTCTGTATTTGCCTTGGTGGCACGGCGGCACGAGATTTCGCGAGGGCAGTTGTGGAAATGGCGCGGGCAGGTTCGGCGCGGTGAGTTGGCGCCAGTGCGGGTGGAGCCGGAGTTCATTCCGGTCCGCGTGATGGCGAGTGCGGCGCTGTCGATGCCGCGGGCATTGGGCAAATCAGCGGCGGTAAACGAGTCTGGCGGCGAGCCGGTACCTCAAAGCCGAGCGACGCGATCGGATCCGAGCCGGATTGAGATCGTGCTGCCGGACGGCACCTGTGTTCGGGTTGATGACGGGGTTGGGATTGCCGCCTTGCGTCGTGTGATGACGGCGGTGCGGCGATGA
- a CDS encoding alpha/beta fold hydrolase → MVTGEVMLRAWKAANAAGFRSLTGPELATAFGGLVPQIDRDELIGGQADTLAAVIRRALRGGFDGWVDDDLAFTRPWGFDLDAISIPATIWQGDLDLMVPHGHAAWIAGRVQGAVLRMVKGHGHISLVTQHRTAILDCLFTGPPSVGL, encoded by the coding sequence ATGGTTACGGGCGAGGTCATGTTGCGGGCGTGGAAGGCGGCGAACGCCGCAGGGTTTCGCAGCCTGACCGGGCCGGAACTCGCCACCGCCTTCGGCGGTCTGGTGCCGCAGATCGATCGTGATGAACTGATTGGCGGCCAAGCCGATACGCTCGCCGCAGTGATCCGCCGCGCACTGCGCGGCGGGTTTGACGGCTGGGTCGACGATGATCTTGCCTTCACGCGGCCTTGGGGCTTCGATCTTGATGCGATCAGCATCCCCGCAACCATCTGGCAGGGTGATCTCGACCTGATGGTGCCACATGGCCACGCCGCCTGGATTGCGGGCCGGGTGCAGGGCGCGGTGCTGAGGATGGTGAAAGGGCACGGCCATATTTCGCTGGTGACGCAACATCGCACCGCTATCCTCGATTGTCTGTTTACCGGACCACCATCGGTCGGTTTGTGA
- a CDS encoding NAD(P)-dependent oxidoreductase codes for MTKEKIGFIGVGFMGHGMAKNIIEAGYPLTIMGHRNRVPVEELIGRGATEAKTPKALAEASDIVFLCVTGSDQVVALTQGEDGLAAAGKALIIVDCSTSDPSVTTKLAASLAAQNITLLDAPLGRTPKDAWEGTLDVMIGGDADDIARVRPIIETISQRMIHTGPTGTGHTMKLLNNFLSLGYGALYAEALMLGEKSGLSAETFHSVITGGRMDCGFYQTYMNYVVGRDRNAHKFTLSNALKDTSYLNAFAQAQGAANPIAAAVRNSYALAIGTGHGDDFVPMLSDIIAELNGLPPKS; via the coding sequence ATGACCAAAGAGAAAATCGGTTTCATCGGCGTCGGCTTCATGGGCCACGGCATGGCGAAAAACATCATCGAGGCGGGCTATCCGCTGACGATCATGGGCCACCGCAATCGTGTGCCGGTCGAGGAGTTGATCGGGCGCGGCGCCACCGAAGCCAAAACGCCTAAGGCGCTCGCCGAAGCGAGCGATATCGTGTTCCTCTGTGTGACCGGCAGCGATCAGGTCGTGGCGTTGACCCAGGGGGAGGATGGCCTCGCCGCCGCCGGCAAGGCGCTGATCATCGTCGATTGCTCGACCTCCGACCCCTCGGTCACCACCAAACTCGCCGCCAGCCTCGCCGCACAAAACATCACCCTGCTCGATGCCCCGCTCGGCCGCACCCCCAAGGATGCCTGGGAAGGGACGCTCGATGTCATGATCGGTGGCGATGCCGACGATATCGCCCGCGTCCGCCCGATCATCGAAACCATCTCCCAGCGCATGATCCATACCGGCCCGACCGGCACCGGCCATACCATGAAGCTGTTGAACAATTTCCTTTCGCTCGGCTATGGCGCGCTTTATGCAGAGGCTCTCATGCTCGGCGAAAAATCGGGTCTCAGCGCGGAGACGTTCCACAGCGTCATCACCGGCGGCCGGATGGATTGCGGCTTTTATCAGACCTATATGAACTACGTGGTCGGGCGCGATCGCAATGCGCATAAATTCACCCTCTCCAACGCGCTGAAAGACACCTCCTATCTCAATGCCTTCGCCCAGGCGCAGGGGGCGGCCAACCCGATCGCCGCCGCGGTGCGAAATTCCTATGCACTGGCAATCGGCACTGGCCATGGCGACGATTTCGTGCCGATGCTGTCGGATATCATCGCCGAACTGAACGGGCTGCCGCCAAAATCATGA
- a CDS encoding NAD-dependent epimerase/dehydratase family protein encodes MKKIIFTGGTGKAGKHAVAHLVEHGYRVLNLDTKPLDNPKVRTLITDITDSGQVFNALSSYTGLHEFDPSLRPEPIDAVVHFAAIPRIMITPDNEVFRINTMGTYNVIEAAVKLGIKKIIIASSETTYGLVFANEPRNPEYFPLDEEYPVDPMDSYALSKICNERTARAFALRSGIDIYAIRIGNVIEPHEYAQFPQFFADPGFRKRIAWSYIDARDLGEICRLAIEKDGLGYQVFNAASGDTSSDLPTAELLSRFYPGVPVHGELSEYETLLSNKKTREVLGFKQAHRWRDYVNQ; translated from the coding sequence ATGAAAAAAATCATCTTCACCGGCGGCACCGGCAAAGCCGGCAAGCACGCAGTCGCCCATCTGGTCGAACACGGCTATCGGGTGCTCAATCTCGATACCAAGCCGCTCGACAATCCCAAAGTCCGCACCCTGATAACCGACATCACCGATTCCGGACAGGTCTTCAACGCCCTGTCGAGCTACACCGGCCTGCATGAATTTGACCCGTCGCTGCGCCCGGAACCGATCGATGCGGTGGTCCACTTCGCCGCCATCCCCCGCATCATGATTACGCCGGATAACGAAGTGTTCCGCATAAACACCATGGGGACCTACAACGTGATTGAGGCCGCGGTGAAGCTTGGGATAAAAAAAATCATCATCGCCTCGAGCGAAACCACCTATGGTCTTGTCTTCGCCAACGAGCCACGCAATCCGGAGTATTTCCCGCTTGATGAGGAATACCCGGTCGACCCGATGGACAGCTACGCACTCTCAAAAATCTGCAACGAACGCACCGCGCGCGCTTTTGCGTTGCGCTCTGGCATCGACATCTACGCAATCCGCATCGGCAACGTGATCGAACCCCATGAATACGCACAGTTCCCGCAATTCTTTGCCGATCCCGGCTTTCGCAAGCGCATCGCCTGGAGTTATATCGATGCGCGCGATCTTGGCGAAATCTGCCGCCTTGCCATTGAGAAGGATGGTCTGGGCTATCAGGTATTTAACGCTGCCAGCGGCGATACCTCTTCGGACCTGCCCACTGCCGAACTGCTTAGCCGCTTCTACCCAGGCGTCCCTGTCCACGGCGAATTATCGGAATACGAAACTCTGCTGTCAAACAAAAAAACCAGGGAAGTCCTTGGCTTTAAACAAGCTCACCGCTGGCGCGACTATGTAAATCAATAA
- a CDS encoding autoinducer 2 ABC transporter substrate-binding protein, with protein MKPFVRNLLLSATLFGIASAAHAQAPGKRIKVAMVPKLIGLSVFKANEQGAIEAAKKLNIQFLYTGPVTASAQGQVDIINSLIARRFNVITITANNPTEPAPALERAMKQGIKVVSYDSDVAPNARDFFIQDTSYPAMGKALVDSVEKYAGPDAKIAILSSTPDATIQNAWLAAVKTYMTKTYPKMSVVTTQYGYSSPSKSLSAGLNILQAYPDVTAIIAPDGAAEVGAAAAVKKLNRVGKVFVTGCSDPNSIRQYVKDGIIKASPLWNEVKEGELVMNVARLAADNKLKPNDTFTVKGLGNYTVKNKVIVFSKPLIFTAANISQYHF; from the coding sequence ATGAAACCGTTTGTCAGAAACCTCCTGCTCTCCGCCACCCTCTTCGGCATCGCATCCGCTGCCCATGCCCAAGCACCGGGGAAGCGCATCAAGGTCGCGATGGTCCCCAAACTCATCGGCCTATCGGTCTTCAAGGCGAATGAACAGGGCGCGATCGAGGCCGCAAAAAAACTCAATATCCAGTTTCTCTACACCGGCCCGGTCACCGCGTCCGCGCAAGGTCAGGTCGACATCATCAACAGCCTGATCGCGCGTCGCTTCAACGTGATCACGATCACGGCCAACAACCCGACGGAGCCGGCGCCAGCCCTCGAACGTGCGATGAAACAAGGAATCAAGGTAGTCAGCTACGATTCCGATGTTGCACCGAACGCGCGTGACTTCTTTATCCAGGATACGTCCTATCCCGCGATGGGCAAAGCCCTGGTCGATTCGGTCGAGAAATACGCAGGCCCGGACGCCAAGATTGCCATCCTGTCCTCCACGCCTGACGCGACGATCCAGAACGCGTGGCTGGCCGCAGTTAAAACCTATATGACAAAAACGTATCCGAAAATGTCGGTCGTGACCACGCAATACGGTTATTCGAGCCCGTCAAAATCGCTTTCGGCGGGGCTGAATATTCTTCAGGCCTACCCCGATGTCACCGCGATCATCGCGCCAGACGGCGCAGCGGAAGTGGGCGCGGCGGCGGCAGTGAAAAAACTGAACCGGGTTGGTAAAGTCTTCGTTACAGGCTGCAGCGATCCGAATTCAATCCGTCAATACGTCAAGGACGGCATCATCAAGGCAAGTCCCCTCTGGAACGAAGTCAAGGAGGGAGAATTAGTCATGAACGTGGCCCGCCTCGCCGCCGACAACAAGCTCAAGCCCAATGACACATTCACGGTCAAAGGACTTGGAAATTACACGGTCAAAAATAAGGTCATCGTTTTCAGCAAACCGCTGATTTTCACCGCAGCAAACATCAGTCAATACCACTTCTAA
- a CDS encoding ABC transporter permease, producing MNRYLPQDPWDRTLSLITVALLTGFCLFIPGFYDGFGGTLAITEQFLPFGFVAIGLAIVILTGGIDLSVGAIASLAAVIMALLTKQSGVNIWLAALIAIGIGVLLGWLNGLIITRLRIEPLIATLATSFIYASLATAFAGPAPPYGFVKSFAVLGTGTIGGIIPVPLVLFAALAFAFTLLIKRTGFGRRVIMIGYNRDAAHYAGVAVPTMLRRVYALSGLMAAIAGIMLASYYDAVRPDMGNILLLTAITMVVLGGVSIFGGEGGILGVVLGVLILGILRQGMLIAGFSDMITTMLTGAILLVSIGAKNLLSDRGFGFGAVLLRLVNSPKQEVPPPKT from the coding sequence ATGAACAGGTACCTCCCGCAGGACCCCTGGGATCGAACCTTGTCCTTGATCACGGTCGCGTTACTGACCGGATTCTGTCTATTTATTCCCGGCTTCTATGACGGGTTCGGCGGCACACTCGCCATTACCGAGCAGTTTCTCCCTTTCGGCTTCGTTGCGATCGGCCTTGCCATCGTCATCTTGACCGGGGGCATCGATCTGTCGGTAGGGGCGATCGCGAGCCTTGCCGCCGTCATCATGGCCCTATTGACCAAGCAATCCGGGGTGAACATCTGGCTAGCCGCGCTCATTGCGATCGGTATCGGGGTGCTGCTCGGATGGCTTAACGGGCTGATCATCACCCGGCTGCGGATCGAACCGCTGATCGCCACCCTCGCGACCAGCTTCATCTACGCAAGCCTCGCCACCGCCTTCGCCGGCCCTGCGCCGCCTTACGGGTTCGTCAAGAGCTTTGCTGTTCTCGGCACCGGCACGATCGGGGGCATCATTCCGGTACCGCTGGTATTATTTGCTGCCCTTGCCTTCGCTTTCACCCTCTTGATCAAGCGAACTGGTTTCGGCCGGCGCGTGATAATGATTGGCTATAATCGCGATGCCGCGCATTACGCTGGCGTGGCGGTGCCGACTATGCTTCGGCGGGTCTATGCCCTGAGCGGGTTGATGGCGGCCATCGCCGGCATCATGCTGGCATCCTATTACGACGCTGTCCGACCTGACATGGGCAATATATTACTACTCACCGCGATCACCATGGTCGTGCTCGGCGGAGTCAGCATCTTCGGGGGAGAAGGCGGGATTCTTGGGGTCGTCCTCGGTGTTCTGATCCTCGGCATCCTTCGCCAGGGTATGCTGATCGCCGGATTTTCCGACATGATCACGACGATGCTCACCGGGGCGATACTCCTTGTGTCGATCGGCGCTAAAAACCTGCTGTCGGATCGCGGCTTCGGTTTTGGCGCGGTGCTGCTGCGCCTGGTCAATTCTCCTAAACAGGAGGTTCCGCCGCCGAAAACCTGA
- a CDS encoding ABC transporter permease, translating into MREITLLVVTVAIVLAVGVFKPGFMAYDNLEFMVLGAVVLGLIAIGQTFVIMTKGIDLSVSAVMGLSAMIFGLASTTSHLGLAVALPLCLVMGAMLGSINGLMVAWVRIPPIIATLGTYSLFGGITFIVSNGTQVDQVSRQFAAFGNDNLIPGLPVPIPVIALTVVALLAWYVLHYTIFGRNILAVGNNASAAYNAGIPVKRTLLRVYMISGALAAFGGLVFVAYTGSATATTGTGDHVELQTIAIALIGGTAISGGRGNLAGTVIGSIFLSVVITALVFLHVPAIWYSAGEGLMILAAVSFGGTRGAAR; encoded by the coding sequence GTGCGGGAAATCACCCTCCTCGTCGTCACCGTTGCAATCGTGCTCGCGGTCGGTGTGTTCAAGCCGGGTTTCATGGCTTATGACAATCTCGAATTCATGGTGCTCGGTGCCGTCGTCCTCGGGCTGATCGCAATTGGGCAGACCTTCGTGATAATGACAAAGGGGATCGACCTGTCGGTCTCGGCCGTCATGGGCCTGAGTGCTATGATCTTCGGCCTCGCTTCGACTACGTCGCATCTAGGGCTTGCCGTTGCCTTGCCGCTCTGCCTCGTGATGGGGGCCATGCTCGGCAGTATCAACGGGTTGATGGTCGCCTGGGTGCGCATCCCGCCGATCATCGCAACGCTCGGCACCTACAGCCTGTTCGGCGGCATCACCTTCATTGTTTCCAACGGCACGCAGGTAGATCAGGTATCGCGCCAATTCGCTGCTTTCGGCAACGACAACCTGATCCCAGGTCTGCCGGTTCCGATCCCTGTCATCGCCCTCACCGTGGTCGCCCTGCTGGCCTGGTACGTGCTGCATTACACCATTTTCGGTCGCAACATCCTCGCCGTCGGCAACAACGCGAGCGCAGCCTATAACGCCGGTATCCCAGTCAAGCGCACGCTGCTCCGGGTCTATATGATCTCCGGTGCGCTGGCGGCGTTCGGCGGCCTCGTGTTCGTTGCCTATACCGGATCGGCAACTGCAACCACAGGCACGGGCGACCATGTTGAGTTGCAGACCATCGCCATCGCCTTGATCGGCGGAACCGCGATCAGCGGCGGGCGAGGTAATCTAGCAGGCACCGTGATCGGCAGCATTTTTCTCAGCGTAGTGATCACCGCTCTGGTGTTCCTACACGTGCCAGCTATCTGGTATTCCGCAGGCGAGGGCTTGATGATTCTTGCAGCGGTTTCGTTCGGCGGCACTCGGGGAGCAGCGCGATGA